From the genome of Thermoproteota archaeon:
TGATAAGCATAGGAGCATTCCTGAGGGTCCTCCAGCCCCTCATACCCGCCGTTGCCGATGACTGGTTCCTGATAATGGCCTTTCTCTCCATAATAACCATGTTCTACGGCAACTTGGCTGCGCTGGTCCAGAAGAACGTGCAGAGGATGATGGCCTATTCCAGCATAGCGCAGGCAGGATACTTCCTCATAGCCTTCGCCGCCTTGGCATACTCCGACTCCCAGGCGCTGGCGCTGGAGGGCATAGGGCTGCATGTCACCACCTACGTCTTGGCCAAGGTGGGCATATTCGTTGGCCTAGCCTACTTCGCTAGGAAGGGATTCGACCTGACGCTGGAGGGTCTTAGCGGCGTCGGGAGGAAGCTGCCCCTCTCAGGGACTTTCATGACCGTGCTGGTACTCAGTCTGATGGGGATGCCCCCCCTCATAGGGTTCTGGAGCAAGTTCATGTATATCTTCTACTCGGTGATGAACGTGGCCCCGTGGCTGGCCTTTCTCGGCATAGTGAACAGCGGTATCTCCGTGGGTTACTACGCGCAGGTGATAAGATACCTGTTCTTCGCCGATCCACCGGAGGTTGACGTCAGGGAGGAGGAACCCGACCTCGAGGTCTATGTGCTTACCATCACCGCTGTACTGACCGTCCTCCTCGGACTAGGGCTCGTGGATGTCTTGGTAGCCCTTCTCTCCTAATCTTTTTCTCCAACCTTCGGAACTAGAAGTAACTACAGCCGACGGAGGAGCTGAGACCAGCTGAGCACTTTTTTGGGTCTCAATTCCAGCTCTAGCTTGACAGCACATCATCCTCGGTGAGGAGTCGGTATCCCCTCACAGCGGCGGTGGCGTATATCATCCTATCGAAGTAGTCCCCCATCCCGGCGTCCATCAAGAGATTCGCGACCCTCTCCACCTCCAGATCGGTCAATTCGACTTGGGAGACCCTGTTCTCAGAGGACAGCGCCTTCAGTCCGGATATGAAGGCCCTCGCTAACTCCTTCCTCATCTCCGGATATCTTTTCATGAGTTTGAGGGATATCTACTTACTCGATCAGGAAATAGGATTGTAAAGGACCCTGTAAGCTTCAAGAACCCGTGGGAACTTGTCGAAGTGCTCTAGTTCAATAGCGATTCCAAATATGGGAATCAGTAAGTGGTGTCCAGCAGGAGTCATCCATAGATACCCTTCCCCCTCTGATCCTCCTCGCTCAATCTCTCAGCCTCCTCGGGGGTGATCCTGATCACCGGATTCCTTATCATGTCCTCCAAGGCGGGAACTGGCTCCACTATCAGCTTTCCCTCCTCTATCTTGGCTCTAACCACGCCCCCTTCCCTTATTCCCAACGCCCTCCTGATCTCTTTGGTAGTATTAGATCTCTCCCTTCTTCGACTTTTAGCACAATATCCGACATAGCTAATCTCACCGAATTACCTATAAATTCGGAGAATAAAAATTTATCATAGGAGTGCCCTCTGTATCTCTTTGAGTGATTTAAGGGCAAAAAGCGAAGTTTTAATGGGGATCTAAAGGAATCGGAGGAATCTTGCCGGATGTCGTCGCTCCCTACCTTGGACAGAGCTCGCTCTCTCGTGCATGTAGAGTTAGTTTTTTATATAGTTATTGCGAGGAGGCGAGGGTCCGCATGTACCTTCGGCACTGACGGATGCAAGCCGGCCACCTTAATCCTCGAGAACGGATCCGTTTATCGCGGTTGCAGCAGGAGCGGTCCCAGTATTCGCGTTCGGTGAGGTCGTATTCACCACCGGGATGGTCGGGTACCCCGAGTCCCTGAGCGATCCCAGCTACAAGGGACAGATTCTGGTGATGACGAACCCGCTGATAGGAAACTACGGCGTACATACGGACCTGCTGGAGTCCGACGGAGTTCAGGTGACCTCTCTCGTAATCCACGAGCTTACAGATGCCCCTCACAGATCATCTAAATTATCGCTGCAGGAGTGGTTCGATAAATACGATGTGCCTATAATGGAGTGGGTCGACACGAGAGCCCTCACCAAGGAACTGAGGGAAAGAGGGGTAATGAAGGGAGCAATAGGGATTTGGGACTCGGAAGAAGATCTGAACTCGCTGTGGAAGGCGCTGGAGGAAGCTCCTTCGTATGACGAACTGGACTTGGTTGACGAGGTCTCCCCAAGGGAGGCAATACACCAGAGCGATTCTAGACCTCTGGTCGCAGTCATCGACTGTGGACTGAAGCTCGGGATAGTGAGGGAACTGTTGAGTAGGGGGTTGGGAGTAGTCAGGCTGCCCTGTCGCTCCAGCGCTGACGATGTGTGGGAGACGGAGCCTGACGCCCTCCTGCTCGGTAATGGACCGGGAAACCCTGAACTGCTCAAGTCTCAGGGGGAGATGGCCGTGGAACTGGCCTCTGACGGGCTAGTCACTCTCGGTATATGCCTCGGGCATCAGCTCATATCCCTTGGCTTGGGAGCTGAGACCTACAAGATGAGGTATGGGCACAGGGGCCAGAACAAGCCCGTCAGAGATCTCAGGACCGGGAGGTGCTATGTCACCAGCCAGAATCACGGGTACACAGTAAGGAGGGAGAGTCTGAGGGAAGCTAACCTCAGGGAGTGGTTCATCAATCCCGATGACTCCACCCTAGAGGGGGCGTACCACGAGGAGCTCCCCATAGCCACCACCCAGTTCCATCCCGAATCGTCACCGGGGCCTATGGACACCTCTTGGGTGTTCGATCTGTTCGCCGAGGCGATGAGGGAGGGAAGATGGAATCTGTGAGGAAGGTCCTACTTATCGGCTCGGGCGCTATAAAGATAGCGGAGGCAGCCGAATTCGACTACAGCGGTAGCCAAGCGATTAAGGCGTTGAAGGAGGAGGGTATAGAGGTCGTTTTGGTGAACCCGAATGTGGCGACGATACAGACCGGAGATATGGCCGACAGGGTATACCTCCTCCCCATAAAGGAGGAGTTCTTGGAGAGGGTCATAGAGGCGGAGAGACCTGACGGGATAATGCTCGGGTTCGGTGGCCAGACGGCCTTGGATGCCGGGATCAGGCTGTGGCGCTCCGGCGCCTTGGACAGGTATGGGGTGAGGGTACTCGGGACCCAGCCCGGGGCCATAGACAGGGCATTGAACAGGGAGAAGTTCAAGGAGGCCCTGGAGAGGAACGGAGTGCCCATGCCCCCTAGCAGACATGTCTCATCGGTAGAGGAGGCGGTGGAGGCGGCAGACTCGATAGGCTACCCGGTAATGGTGAGGGTCTCCTACAACTTGGGCGGGAGGGGTTCCTTCATAGCTTGGAGCAGGGAGGAGATGAGGGCCCTCATCCTGAGGGCTTTGAAGGCGAGCTCCATAGGGAGCGCCCTCGTGGAGAAGTACCTGGGAGGATGGAAGGAGATAGAGTTCGAGGTGGTGAGGGATACTTACGGCAACGCGATCGCTCCAGCCTGCTTGGAGAATGCCGATCCAATGGGCGTGCACACCGGCGAATCCGTCGTGGTGGCGCCCTGCCAGACCCTCACCAACCAAGAGTATCAGATGCTGAGGAGCGCATCCCTGAGGGTAGCCGAGGCCGTGGGGTTGGTGGGCGAGGGTAACGTTCAATTCGCGTTAGGAGATGGGTACTACGCCATAGAGATGA
Proteins encoded in this window:
- the carA gene encoding glutamine-hydrolyzing carbamoyl-phosphate synthase small subunit encodes the protein MVGYPESLSDPSYKGQILVMTNPLIGNYGVHTDLLESDGVQVTSLVIHELTDAPHRSSKLSLQEWFDKYDVPIMEWVDTRALTKELRERGVMKGAIGIWDSEEDLNSLWKALEEAPSYDELDLVDEVSPREAIHQSDSRPLVAVIDCGLKLGIVRELLSRGLGVVRLPCRSSADDVWETEPDALLLGNGPGNPELLKSQGEMAVELASDGLVTLGICLGHQLISLGLGAETYKMRYGHRGQNKPVRDLRTGRCYVTSQNHGYTVRRESLREANLREWFINPDDSTLEGAYHEELPIATTQFHPESSPGPMDTSWVFDLFAEAMREGRWNL